One region of Scophthalmus maximus strain ysfricsl-2021 chromosome 13, ASM2237912v1, whole genome shotgun sequence genomic DNA includes:
- the si:ch73-389b16.1 gene encoding uncharacterized protein si:ch73-389b16.1, giving the protein MSKYNGELTQREQELLKIRRDSDTKAAELVKMEKMLQQTKDMLDKKTEPGAESMAYQENMVEDLEEKVRSSRRYRRNSLHHTQMLESQMKTVKGELVGTLDHLHELRNVLRRSQQKAEERKAAMEKLAAGLR; this is encoded by the exons ATGAGTAAGTATAACGGTGAGCTGACCCAGAGggagcaggagctgctgaagatCCGTCGAGACAGCGACACCAAGGCGGCTGAGCTCGTCAAGATGGAGAAGATGCTGCAGCAGACCAAGGACATGCTGGACAAGAAGACAGAGCCCGGCGCAGAGAGCATGGCCTACCAGGAGAACATGG TGGAGGATCTGGAGGAGAAAGTGCGCTCCAGCAGACGCTACAGGAGGAACTCCCTCCACCACACGCAGATGCTGGAGAGTCAGATGAAGACGGTGAAAGGGGAGCTGGTGGGCACACTGGACCACCTGCACGAGCTGAGGAACGTCCTGCGCCGCTCCCAGCAGAAGGCGGAGGAGCGCAAGGCGGCGATGGAGAAGCTGGCGGCGGGGCTCAGGTGA
- the scinla gene encoding scinderin like a, which produces MALHKEFATAGKSPGLQVWRVEKMDLKPVPREFYGEFYTGDSYILLYTTSTPSYNVHTWIGEKSSLDEKAAAPIFMIQLDDFLNGKPVQYTEFQNDESVTFMSYFKAGIQYKQGGVSTGLKHAQSVEVKRLLHLKGRSSVRATEVDMSWGSFNQGDCFIIDLGENIFIWAGSKSNPFERLKSIDLAIEIRNNERAGKAVIHHIDEGSEPDVVLDLLGPMPNIPPGTSDKLPDKKNIPPTLYLISDAAGSMKTTKMADKPPFQQDALSNSDCYILDNAGDRKIFVWKGKDANPDERKAALTAANKFIKDKNYSPKTKVQIMPSGAENALFKHFFFNWIDKYETTGPSEAYTMGRIAQVPRIPFDSSTLHNNTAMAAQHGMVDDGSGDVKIYRVEDGDTVPVDPSTYGQFFGGDCYLVQYSYSTGARMRHIIYTWQGQKCSRDELTASAFLTVRMDDSMDKAAVQVRVTQGQEPAHLVSLFKNKPLVIHLGGTSRASGESKPASTRLYHIRQSCTKATRAVEVEPSASSLNTNDVFVLKTPKALMLWVGKGGTPEEKEAAKYVAGMLGGTATEVQETKEPVGFWNALGGKKDYQTSKTLQESVKAPRLFNCSNKTGRLIAEEVPGEFTQLDLATDDVMILDTYDQIFAWVGKDANETEKTGSLKIAQEYLDSDPSGRSSIPVTKMKQGEELLSFTGWFHAWDPKMWDKDILQRINDRLKE; this is translated from the exons ATGGCGCTGCACAAAGAGTTCGCGACTGCAGGGAAGAGTCCCGGTCTGCAGGTGTGGCGGGTggagaaaatggatttgaaaccTGTCCCCAGAGAATTCTATGGAGAGTTCTACACCGGAGACTCTTATATATTGCTCTACACCACCTCTACTCCTTCTTACAACGTTCACACATGGATCG GTGAGAAATCTTCTTTGGATGAGAAAGCGGCTGCGCCCATCTTCATGATCCAGCTGGATGATTTCCTCAATGGAAAACCAGTACAGTACACTGAGTTTCAAAACGACGAGTCTGTCACCTTCATGAGCTACTTCAAGGCTGGCATCCAATACAAG CAAGGTGGAGTATCCACAGGCTTAAAACACGCGCAGTCCGTAGAGGTCAAGCGCCTGCTGCATCTTAAAGGTCGTTCCAGCGTCAGAGCCACAGAGGTGGACATGTCCTGGGGCAGCTTCAACCAAGGAGACTGCTTCATCATTGACTTGGGAGAG AATATCTTCATCTGGGCTGGATCCAAAAGCAATCCCTTTGAGCGCCTGAAATCCATTGATCTGGCCATCGAGATACGCAACAATGAGCGAGCCGGCAAAGCTGTAATACATCACATTGATGAAGGCAGTGAGCCAGACGTTGTCCTTGAt tTGCTTGGACCAATGCCCAACATCCCACCAGGAACATCAGACAAGCTACCTGATAAGAAGAACATCCCTCCAACTCTCTATTTG ATTTCTGATGCTGCAGGCTCCATGAAGACTACTAAGATGGCTGATAAACCCCCATTCCAACAAGACGCACTCTCCAACAGTGACTGCTACATCTTAGACAATGCAGGGGACAGAAAGATATTTGTCTGGAAAG GAAAGGATGCTAACCCCGATGAGCGCAAAGCCGCACTCACTGCTGCAAACAAATTCATCAAAGATAAGAATTACTCCCCAAAAACTAAG GTCCAGATAATGCCATCAGGGGCCGAGAACGCCCTGTTCAAGCATTTCTTCTTCAACTGGATCGACAAGTATGAGACTACAGGCCCAAGTGAGGCCTACACCATGGGTAGAATCGCCCAGGTGCCGCGAATTCCCTTCGATTCCTCCACACTCCACAACAACACGGCTATGGCTGCCCAACACGGCATGGTGGATGATGGATCCGGGGACGTCAAG ATTTATCGGGTGGAAGACGGTGATACAGTACCAGTGGACCCATCCACTTATGGACAGTTCTTTGGAGGTGACTGCTACCTGGTGCAGTACTCCTACTCCACGGGAGCCCGTATGAGGCATATCATCTACACCTG GCAAGGACAGAAGTGCAGTCGAGATGAACTGACTGCTTCAGCCTTTCTCACCGTCAGAATGGATGATTCCATGGATAAGGCAGCTGTACAA gtccGTGTGACTCAGGGCCAAGAACCAGCTCATCTCGTGAGCTTGTTTAAGAACAAGCCTTTGGTCATCCACCTCGGTGGGACGTCCCGTGCGAGCGGTGAGAGCAAGCCTGCCAGCACACGGCTCTACCATATCCGCCAGAGCTGCACCAAAGCCACAAGGGCCGTTGAG GTGGAGCCCAGCGCTTCGTCTTTGAACACCAACGACGTGTTTGTGCTGAAGACACCCAAAGCCCTGATGCTGTGGGTGGGGAAGGGAGGAactccggaggagaaggaggcagccAAGTATGTCGCCGGCATGCTCGGAGGAACCGCCACTGAGGTGCAAGAGACCAAGGAGCCTG TTGGTTTCTGGAATGCCCTGGGTGGGAAGAAGGACTACCAGACCTCCAAGACCCTGCAGGAATCAGTCAAGGCTCCTCGACTGTTCAATTGCTCAAACAAGACTGGCAGGCTGATA GCAGAAGAGGTGCCGGGTGAGTTCACACAGCTGGATCTGGCAACCGATGATGTCATGATTCTGGACACCTACGATCAG ATCTTCGCCTGGGTCGGAAAGGATGCCAATGAGACCGAGAAAACTGGATCACTCAAGATTG CCCAAGAATATCTGGATTCTGACCCCTCTGGCCGCAGCAGTATCCCCGTCACTAAAATGAAGCAGGGTGAGGAGCTGTTGTCCTTCACCGGCTGGTTCCATGCCTGGGACCCCAAGATGTGGGACAAGGATATTTTGCAGCGCATCAATGATCGTCTCAAAGAGTAG
- the zgc:109982 gene encoding retinol dehydrogenase 8 gives MGFKSASTSPAPAPCLSWSILCCWSCKTNRQPGTMNQKVVLITGCSSGIGLALAARIAKDEKKRFMVYATMRNVSKGEALVEAAGRALGRTLEIKQLDVCDEDSIKACVDSLPERRVDILISNAGMGLIGPIECQSIDEMKTVMDTNFFGLVRLLKEVLPDMKRRKKGHIVVISSVMGIQGILFNDVYAASKFAVEGFCESLAVQALRFNLNISLIEPGPVITEFERKVYDEGLKTDLSKADPVTADIFLNIYLKNYKQIFETLGQTAEDVAEHTLKIMTMEDPPFRHQTNTLYTPMTTLKYADPNGDLPIDTFYKMVFEHDKVFNASLNFIKLLCWRSRKSFTIEKDKSN, from the exons ATGGGCTTTAAAAGTGCCTCCACATCACCTGCTCCTGCCCCTTGTTTGTCCTGGTCCattctctgctgctggagctgcaagacaaacagacaaccGGGCACAATGAACCAGAAGGTGGTACTCATCACAGGCTGCTCCTCTGGGATCGGCCTGGCCTTGGCCGCCCGCATCGcaaaagatgagaagaagaggTTCATGG tCTACGCCACCATGAGGAACGTGAGTAAGGGTGAGGCGCTGGTTGAGGCGGCAGGCCGGGCTCTGGGCAGGACCCTGGAGATCAAGCAGCTGGACGTCTGTGACGAGGACTCCATCAAAGCCTGCGTGGACAGCCTGCCTGAGCGCAGGGTGGACATCCTCA TAAGTAATGCTGGGATGGGTCTGATTGGACCCATCGAGTGTCAGTCAATTGATGAGATGAAGACTGTCATGGACACCAACTTCTTTGGGCTCGTGCGGTTGCTGAAGGAAGTCCTACCTgacatgaagaggaggaaaaagggcCACATTGTGGTTATAAGCAGTGTGATGGGTATTCAGG GAATTTTGTTCAATGACGTCTACGCAGCGTCCAAGTTCGCGGTGGAAGGCTTTTGCGAAAGCTTGGCAGTGCAAGCCCTGAGATTCAACCTCAA TATCAGCCTGATCGAGCCAGGCCCAGTGATAACAGAGTTTGAGCGTAAGGTCTATGATGAGGGCTTGAAGACTGATCTCAGCAAAGCCGACCCCGTGACTGCTGACATCTTCCTCAACATCTACTTGAAGAATTACAAACAAATCTTCGAAACCCTCGGCCAGACTGCGGAGGACGTGGCAGAG CACACCCTCAAGATCATGACAATGGAGGACCCACCTTTCCGTCATCAGACCAACACTCTTTACACCCCAATGACCACACTCAAATATGCCGACCCCAACGGCGACCTCCCCATCGACACCTTTTACAAAATGGTGTTTGAACACGACAAGGTCTTCAACGCCAGCCTCAACTTCATCAAACTCCTGTGCTGGAGAAGTCGAAAAAGCTTTACCATTGAAAAGGACAAGAGCAACTAA
- the dr1 gene encoding protein Dr1 → MASSSGNDDDLTIPRAAINKMIKETLPNVRVANDARELVVNCCTEFIHLISSEANEICNKSDKKTISPEHVINALESLGFASYITEVKDVLQECKTVALKRRKASSRLENLGIPEEELLRQQQELFAKARQQQAELAQQEWLQMQQAAQQAQMAAASASAAQQAGSSQDEDEEDDM, encoded by the exons ATGGCGTCTTCCTCTGGAAACGACGACGACCTCACGATCCCCAGGGCCGCCATCAACAAGATGATCAAGGAAACGCTGCCCAACGTGCGAGTGGCCAACGACGCCAGGGAGCTGGTGGTGAACTGCTGCACGGAGTTCATCCACCTCATCTCCTCGGAGGCCAACGAAATATGCAACAAGTCCGACAAGAAGACCATCTCCCCCGAGCACGTCATCAACG CCCTCGAGAGTCTCGGTTTCGCGTCGTACATCACCGAGGTGAAGGACGTCCTGCAGGAGTGCAAGACCGTGgcgctgaagaggaggaaggccAGCTCCCGACTGGAGAACCTGGGCATCCCcgaggaggagctgctcaggCAACAACAGGAACTGTTTGCCAAG gcgcggcagcagcaggcggagcTCGCCCAGCAGGAGTGGTTGCAGATGCAGCAGGCCGCCCAACAGGCACAGATGGCGGCAGCGTCCGCCAGCGCTGCCCAGCAGGCAGGCTCCTCTCaggacgaagacgaagaagatgaCATGTGA
- the LOC118317896 gene encoding protein wntless homolog: MSPPVVEDDVVITMDAGIACRDDLKSEWAAKFHSVERRPLRCTLAVPKTYENEGRFYHCDPVPFLELGTVAHKYFLINLRLPVNDTVNVGIGEIKDIHVVGIHQNGGFTKVWISIKTVFSPWILGATAWFWHRIGLMTRPPVLLEKGILALGVSMTSLNLPVEWLSLGFEWTWMLLLEDVRQGLFYSALFCFWVVFCGEHLMDQSRRNRLSAYWWQVGLVVFGSSVLLVFDLSERGVHLANPFYSVWASDIGTRVSMTFIFVAGISVCLYFLSLCHMVRRVFRNIGGKRQQLPAMPEARRLHYKGIIFRFKFLMLVTLACAAMTVIFFILNQVSEGHWHWGDYTLQVHSAFLTGIYGMWNLYVFTIIFLYAPSHKHHKSADGQHADVAQMPESREMRLTRGDQGPTETYRITGKRAEE; this comes from the exons ATGTCCCCGCCTGTTGTAGAAGATGACGTCGTCATCACTATGGATGCCGGCATCGCATGCCGAGACGATCTGAAGTCTGAGTGGGCCGCGAAGTTTCACTCGGTGGAGAGGAGGCCCCTCAGGTGCACGTTGGCGGTCCCGAAG ACGTATGAAAACGAAGGCCGCTTCTATCACTGTGACCCCGTACCCTTCCTGGAACTGGGCACCGTTGCccacaaatactttttaatcAACCTGCGCTTGCCGGTGAACGACACGGTGAATGTTGGCATTGGAGAAATAAAGGACATCCATGTAGTG GGCATCCACCAGAACGGAGGCTTTACTAAAGTGTGGATCAGCATCAAGACTGTGTTCAGTCCCTGGATCCTCGGGGCGACAGCTTGGTTCTGGCACAGAATCGGCCTAATGACCAGACCTCCGGTACTCCTGGAAAA GGGGATCTTGGCTCTGGGCGTCTCCATGACGTCCCTGAACCTACCGGTGGAGTGGCTCTCCCTGGGCTTCGAGTGGACGTGGATGCTGCTGTTGGAGGACGTCCGACAGGGCCTCTTCTACTCCGCGCTCTTCTGCTTCTGGGTCGTCTTCTGCGGCGAACACCTCATG GACCAGAGCCGGAGGAATCGCCTCTCGGCATACTGGTGGCAGGTCGGGCTCGTGGTGTTCGGGTCGTCCGTGCTCCTCGTGTTTGACCTCAGCGAAAG GGGCGTTCATTTGGCCAACCCTTTCTACAGTGTGTGGGCATCGGACATTGGGACAAGGGTTTCA ATGACCTTCATTTTTGTGGCAGGGATTTCGGTCTGTCTGTATTTCCTGTCCCTGTGTCACATGGTGCGTCGTGTGTTCAGGAACATTGGTGGGAAAAGGCAGCAACTTCCCGCAATGCCAGAGGCCAGGAGACTGCACTATaag GGTATCATCTTCAGGTTCAAGTTTTTGATGCTGGTAACTCTAGCGTGCGCAGCCATGACcgtcatcttcttcatcttgaaTCAA GTCAGCGAAGGCCACTGGCACTGGGGAGACTACACTCTCCAGGTCCACAGTGCCTTCCTCACGGGGATCTACGGCATGTGGAATCTGTATGTGTTCACCATCATCTTCCTCTACGCGCCCTCCCACAAGCACCACAAGTCGGCGGACGGTCAACATGCAG ATGTGGCGCAGATGCCGGAGAGCCGAGAGATGCGGCTGACGCGTGGGGACCAGGGGCCGACCGAGACGTACAGGATCACTGGAAAGCGGGCTGAGGAATAA